The Amaranthus tricolor cultivar Red isolate AtriRed21 chromosome 6, ASM2621246v1, whole genome shotgun sequence genome has a segment encoding these proteins:
- the LOC130815260 gene encoding membrane protein PM19L-like, producing MANESMKPTATFLLLLNFCMYVVLLGIGGWAMNRAIEHGFIIGPGLELPAHFSPIYFPMGNAATGFFVMFALIAGVVGAASCISGFVHLRSWSRESMPATATIATIAWTLTLLAMGFGCKEIELQYRNAKLVAMEAFSIILSVTQLLYIAALHGPSII from the exons ATGGCTAACGAATCGATGAAACCCACAGCCACTTTTCTTCTGTTACTCAACTTCTGTATGTATGTCGTGCTCTTAGGCATTGGCGGTTGGGCTATGAATCGCGCTATTGAAcatggttttatcattg GTCCGGGATTAGAGTTACCAGCACATTTTTCACCCATTTACTTCCCAATGGGAAACGCTGCAACTGGATTCTTCGTGATGTTTGCTTTGATAGCTGGAGTAGTGGGTGCCGCCTCATGCATCTCAGGCTTCGTCCATCTCCGATCATGGAGTCGTGAGAGCATGCCTGCTACTGCAACCATCGCTACCATTGCTTGGACTCTTACTCTCTTGGCAATGGG GTTCGGGTGCAAGGAGATCGAGCTACAGTACAGGAACGCGAAATTGGTGGCCATGGAAGCGTTCAGCATAATCCTCTCCGTCACGCAGCTCTTATACATTGCTGCACTTCATGGACCATCAATAATCTGA
- the LOC130815712 gene encoding uncharacterized protein LOC130815712 — translation MKKLTIRKKASDSKKKQSELSTEVGNVTVDEVLIDSSELVLANVDGNADEVEDSSDDDYTYDEELRLIVDKEVDEQNSRDIYFNDDEPHYPTFNPEVDFKGKINLCLGLKFPSTYVFRKALRYHAIECGYNYYYLHNGTNRISVYCYNRCDCMKSKGRIVNCVCGKEKKCYFKVHAMKLKDEETIQIRNDWRENPTWELKAFKKRVNRELGCEVNEEYSRVWDYAEAIRRFNPGSTAIVKCIGIDTPPPLFQRMYICLTACKEGFIAGCRPIIGVDGAHLKGKFPGVLLTAVGKDGNNNIFPIAWAVVETENVETWTWFLNLLVEDLRSVTASSSWVQAEVEAFTFMSDRQKGLVEALNSVVPECEIRFCCRHIWANFKIKFPGELFKQHFWSAARAYNKLLFLQNTGLAAKHYVHEAYLIDTYRKTYSPKFYGMPGHKMWPTSTLAKPLPPPYRKMPGRPNKRKRKKEVGEGKGGKKAVKEFKQRRCGNCGDLGHYKKGCKNPPKPPPTKTQSKGGRPKMGSSSTQQSTQQSSSTGQQQTQNAASTSCLMDQNSQI, via the exons ATGAAGAAATTGACAATCCGTAAAAAAGCCAGTGATTCGAAAAAGAAGCAGTCTGAGTTGTCAACTGAGGTGGGTAATGTGACGGTAGATGAGGTGTTGATTGATAGTTCTGAGTTGGTTTTAGCAAATGTAGATGGTAATGCTGATGAGGTTGAGGAtagtagtgatgatgattatacat aTGATGAGGAACTTAGGTTGAtagtagataaggaggttgatgaACAAAACAGCAGAGACATAtactttaatgatgatgaaccgca TTATCCTACATTCAACCCTGAGGTTGATTTCAAGGGTAAGATTAATTTGTGTTTAGGCCTTAAGTTTCCTTCGACATATGTGTTTAGAAAAGCACtaaggtaccatgctattgaatgtggttacaattattattacctgcatAACGGTACAAATAGGATAAGTGTGTATTGCTACAACAGATGCGATTGCATGAAATCGAAAGGTAGAATTGTgaactgtgtttgtgggaaggagaagaagtgttattttaaggttcatgccATGAAACTGAAAGACGAGGAGACAattcaaataagga atGATTGGAGGGAGAATCCAACTTGGGAATTAAAGGCGTTTAAGAAACGGGTTAATAGagagttaggttgtgaagtgaa tgaagagtatagcAGGGTGTGGGATTATGCGGAAGCTATAAGGAGGTTTAATCCAGGAAGCACTGCAATCGttaaatgcattggaatagacaCACCCCCACCTTTGTTccaaaggatgtatatatgcTTGACAGCGTGTAAGGAGGGGTTTATTGCTGGCTGTAGGCCTATTATAGGTGTTGATGGGGCACATCTGAAGGGCAAATTCCCTGGGGTTTTGTTGACTGCTGTAGGTaaagatgggaacaataatATCTTTCCCATTGCATGGGCTGTGGTTGAAACAGAAAATGTAGAAACTTGGACTTGGTTTCTAAATCTTCTGGTAGAGGACCTTAGATCGGTAACTGCATCGAGTAGTTGGGTTCAAGCAGAAGTTGAAGCTTTCACCTTCatgagcgataggcaaaag GGTTTGGTTGAAGCTTTGAACTCAGTGGTTCCTGAATGTGAAATTAGGTTCTGCTGTAGGCATATATGGGCGAACTTCAAGATCAAGTTCCCTGGAGAGTTGTTCAAACAACACTTTTGGAGTGCAGCCAGAGCCTACAACAAG CTGCTATTCCTGCAAAACACTGGTCTAGCTGCAAAACACTATGTCCACGAAGCGTATCTCATAGACACGTATCGAAAAACGTATAGTCCAAAGTTTTATGGGATGCCAGGACACAAAATGTGGCCAACAAGCACTTTAGCCAAACCACTTCCTCCACCATATCgaaagatgcctggaaggcctaacaagaggaagagaaagaaggaagTTGGTGAAGGTAAAGGAGGTAAGAAGGCTGTTAAAGAATTCAAGCAacggagatgtggtaattgCGGTGACCTAGGTCACTATAAAAAGGGCTGCAAGAATCCACCTAAACCACCACCAACAAAGACCCAGTCCAAaggtggaaggcctaaaatgggaTCGTCTTCTACTCAACAATCTACTCAACAATCTAGCTCCACTGGTCAACAACAAACGCAAAATGCTGCATCTACTTCATGTCTAATGGATCAAAATAGTCAAATATAG
- the LOC130815353 gene encoding membrane protein PM19L-like gives MVNKQLRPAASCLLFLNFCMYIVVLAISGWAMNKIINHGNVSGRDNAATLYFILFSLISGTVGAVSCSFGLNHVSEWGPESLPAAAAAATVAWSLTILALGFACKHIKLETNDQQLKTLEAFIIILSATMGMYIGSIHGAMKRAN, from the exons ATGGTTAACAAGCAATTAAGACCAGCAGCATCCTGCTTGTTGTTCCTTAACTTCTGCATGTATATAGTTGTGTTGGCCATAAGTGGTTGGGCTATGAATAAGATCATCAACCACGGAAACG TTAGCGGGCGAGACAATGCGGCAACTTTATACTTCATACTATTTTCGCTAATATCGGGAACAGTTGGGGCAGTGTCATGCTCGTTCGGGCTAAACCATGTATCCGAATGGGGTCCTGAAAGTTTGCCTGCCGCTGCTGCAGCAGCAACTGTCGCTTGGAGTCTTACTATCCTTGCCTTAGG GTTTGCTTGCAAACACATTAAGCTCGAGACAAATGATCAACAACTG AAAACGCTTGAGGCTTTCATCATAATCCTAAGTGCAACAATGGGTATGTACATCGGAAGCATTCATGGAGCAATGAAAAGAGCCAATTAG
- the LOC130815245 gene encoding membrane protein PM19L-like — translation MVNKQLRPAASFLLFLNLCMYGVVLGLSGWAMNRIINYGTVGGGQNGATLYLIIFSLVAGVVGAVSCLFGLNHVTYWGPDSLPAAAVAAAIAWGLTVLALGFASKHIRLHTDSEHLKALEAFIIILSGTMLLYIGAIHGAIKRG, via the exons ATGGTGAACAAGCAGTTAAGGCCAGCAGCATCCTTCTTGTTATTCCTAAACTTGTGCATGTATGGAGTTGTATTGGGCTTAAGTGGTTGGGCTATGAATCGAATCATCAACTACGGAACGG TTGGCGGAGGACAAAACGGAGCAACTCTATACTTGATAATATTCTCGTTAGTGGCGGGAGTGGTTGGGGCAGTATCTTGCTTGTTTGGGTTAAATCATGTAACCTATTGGGGTCCTGATAGTTTGCCTGCCGCTGCCGTCGCTGCCGCCATTGCTTGGGGTCTTACCGTGCTTGCTTTGGG CTTTGCTTCAAAACATATTAGGCTCCACACAGACAGCGAGCACCTG AAAGCATTGGAGGCATTCATCATAATATTAAGTGGCACGATGCTTTTGTACATTGGAGCCATTCATGGAGCAATCAAGAGAGGGTAA
- the LOC130815259 gene encoding uncharacterized protein LOC130815259 yields the protein MPSGAKKRKAAKKKLQKETKNTTNDDGSHSLGNETANKSQDERESDTGEGERESSEERVAVEVSLGERNVSEEVKSEDNYNDVKVNADDRAIKNQVHRKPSSSSSSSSSDDDAVAVKKDKPVVDEASGENPVSVEERILIEESVKRTQEKVETKVIQVVDEDESLLPESSGVISAAAQCGDNHVKDSKTHKYVEEQPLVSTAPLPVRRTSWTNCCGLFEVFSGGANR from the exons ATGCCTTCTGGTGCTAAGAAGAGAAAAGCTGCCAAGAAAAAGTTGCAAAAAGAaaccaagaacaccacaaaTGATGATGGGTCTCATTCTTTAG GGAATGAAACTGCTAATAAATCCCAAGATGAAAGAGAGAGTGATACTGGTGAAGGTGAAAGAGAGTCTTCGGAGGAACGTGTTGCAGTGGAAGTAAGCTTGGGTGAGCGAAATGTTTCCGAGGAAGTGAAATCTGAGGATAATTATAATGATGTCAAGGTTAATGCTGATGATAGAGCGATTAAGAATCAAGTGCACAGAAAGCCAAGTTCGAGTTCTAGCAGTAGCAGTTCAGATGATGATGCGGTTGCTGTTAAGAAAGACAAGCCTGTGGTAGATGAGGCATCCGGAGAGAATCCTGTCTCAGTCGAGGAGCGCATTCTCATTGAAGAGTCGGTTAAGCGAACGCAGGAGAAGGTTGAGACAAAGGTGATTCAGGTTGTGGACGAGGATGAAAGTTTGTTGCCTGAATCTTCGGGTGTAATTTCTGCTGCTGCTCAGTGCGGGGATAACCATGTTAAGGATTCAAAGACACATAAGTATGTTGAGGAGCAG CCTTTGGTATCTACTGCTCCTTTACCAGTGCGACGAACTTCATGGACGAACTGCTGTGGGCTTTTTGAGGTTTTCTCAGGTGGAGCTAATAGATAA
- the LOC130815045 gene encoding uncharacterized protein LOC130815045 produces the protein MMIIHSSSSLLCSSNSSCSAPKSSHYPSLIKPFHTASLFLNPSSSSAIVQASLGLRIPSLYATALTSTSAAGEIVQTSNGDSEFVEIGYVSDVHGLHGEVRVKHNTDFPDLRFATPGKRWLRQRISGREELLEVELEGGRGHPGNKSWIVKLSGFDSVDEARQLVGSTFLVRTVDRPELEEDEYYSRDLVGMRVILQDTGEAVGTVVNVFNSGGNDLLHVLLEESTGSPRGSLQQKSNKSDSGHLVWIPFVEAIVPEVNMDKREMHITPPKGLLELNLRSNVISKKERRVIEWRERKKIQRLLVSAKKKLSELEQQHIFHGLRYGEKSQRNLLSRQIISVNSNLLQQALQAIEKPINGHDIANTMPDVATWTFGNSLKISECYLSNISEEKLDAYPELRKTGVQLISEGKFASVLVVNDKNPEKYFESSHVDLETVENPTISHFENLLSDEQKFIQAEQRESISIIVISPSEEIQGLEQLFTSHDYFNFNPEKVKFVAEEKLPVVSSSAVEQKNKVLMKSPWEIHQSPIGFGGTISALSLNNVLEDLIESGVEYIEVCCINQRSFCGNPVFLGYVHSQASDIGILTFEEAYEFEGNFHVILPVKSMQKLVKQTEKLPFSAVLKSHSHVELINKEWVEVIPSHPNSYEFGCSLRRLLNVCSLDNACHMEITEPVIC, from the exons atgatgataattcataGCTCCTCTTCTCTATTATGCTCTTCAAATTCCAGCTGCTCTGCGCCAAAATCTTCACATTATCCCTCACTAATCAAACCTTTTCATACTGCATCCCTATTTTTAAATCCCTCTTCGTCTTCTGCTATCGTTCAAGCTTCTCTTGGTCTCAGAATTCCTTCCCTTTACGCCACTG CTCTTACGTCTACATCAGCTGCTGGAGAAATTGTGCAGACAAGTAATGGAGATTCAGAGTTTGTTGAGATTGGCTATGTATCTGATGTACATGGGCTTCACGGAGAGGTTCGCGTGAAGCATAACACTGATTTTCCTGACTTGCGCTTTGCGACG CCAGGAAAAAGATGGTTGCGGCAAAGAATTTCTGGAAGAGAGGAACTTCTTGAAGTTGAGCTCGAGGGTGGACGAGGCCATCCAGGAAATAAGAGTTGGATAGTTAAATTGAGTGGCTTTGACAGTGTAGATGAG GCTCGACAGCTTGTCGGATCAACTTTTCTTGTGAGGACTGTTGACAGGCCTGAGTTGGAGGAAGATGAATATTATAGTCGTGATCTTGTTGGCATGAGAGTTATTCTTCAG GACACAGGTGAAGCAGTGGGCACTGTCGTTAATGTCTTTAATAGTGGTGGAAATGATCTCTTACATGTATTGCTTGAAGAATCCACCGGATCTCCACGTGGAAGTTTGCAACAGAAATCAAATAAATCTGACTCTGGCCATCTTGTTTGGATCCCATTTGTTGAAGCAATAGTTCCTGAAGTTAACATGGACAAAAGAGAAATGCATATTACTCCTCCAAAGGGACTTCTTGAGTTAAATTTGCGCTCAAATGTGATATCCAAGAAAGAAAGGCGCGTAATT gAATGGAGGGAAAGAAAGAAGATCCAAAGACTCCTTGTTTCTGCAAAAAAGAAATTGTCGGAGTTGGAGCAGCAACACATCTTTCATGGATTACGATATGGAGAAAAATCCCAAAGGAACCTACTTTCTAGGCAGATTATCAGTGTAAATTCAAACTTGCTTCAGCAGGCACTACAAGCTATTGAAAAGCCCATTAATGG GCATGACATAGCGAATACCATGCCAGATGTTGCCACATGGACATTTGGCAATTCTTTGAAAATATCAGAATGCTACCTCTCCAACATAAGTGAAGAGAAGCTTGATGCGTATCCTGAGTTAAGGAAAACTGGAGTTCAGCTAATATCTGAAGGAAAATTCGCTTCTGTCTTAGTAGTGAACGACAAAAATCCAGAGAAGTACTTTGAATCAAGTCATGTGGACCTCGAAACAGTTGAAAATCCAACCATTTCTCACTTTGAGAATTTGCTTTCAGATGAGCAAAAATTTATACAG GCTGAACAGCGTGAATCCATATCAATAATTGTAATCTCACCAAGTGAGGAAATTCAAGGACTTGAACAGTTATTCACTAGTCATGACTACTTTAATTTCAATCCAGAAAAG GTTAAATTCGTAGCAGAGGAGAAACTCCCAGTTGTTAGCAGCTCTGCAGTAGAACAAAAGAACAAAGTACTGATGAAATCACCTTGGGAAATACACCAATCACCCATTGGATTTGGCGGGACAATAAGTGCACTCTCATTGAATAATGTTCTAGAAGATCTTATTGAATCAGGGGTGGAATATATAGAG GTGTGCTGCATCAACCAAAGATCGTTTTGTGGAAACCCTGTTTTTCTAGGCTATGTACATTCACAAGCATCAGACATCGGAATTCTGACTTTTGAAGAAGCGTATGAGTTCGAGGGTAACTTCCATGTAATACTGCCCGTGAAGTCTATGCAGAAACTGGTTAAACAGACGGAGAAACTACCATTTTCCGCTGTCTTGAAGTCTCATTCGCACGTTGAGTTGATTAACAAGGAGTGGGTAGAGGTTATTCCGTCTCATCCAAACTCCTACGAGTTTGGTTGTTCGCTTCGGAGGTTACTGAATGTGTGCTCATTAGACAATGCTTGTCATATGGAGATTACCGAGCCAGTAATATGTTAA